Within Stella humosa, the genomic segment TCGGCCGGCGCATCGACGCCCCCCTGCTGGCGAACCTCGTGGAAGGCGGGCGCACGCCGATGCTGACGCCGCAGCGGCTGGACGAGATCGGCTACGGCATGGCGATCTATCCCGGGTCGGGCTTCCTGGCGACGGCGGCCGCGCTCGACGGCATCTATGGCGCCATCAAGGCGACCGGCACCACGAACGGGGCGGCGACGCCGATCTATCCCTTCTCCGAGATGACGCGGCTGATGGGATTCGAGGAGGTCTGGGCCTTCGAGCGGCGCTGGGCGGAATAGCCGCGGCCACATTTGCTTGAAGAGGCGGCGGCGCGCGACTACCTAAGCGGCATCTGGAACCGTTCAAAATTCGCGAGACAGCGAGGATCATGGCGACCCTTCCCATCCTCGTCGCGCCCGACCCGCGCCTGAAGCTGAAGGCCAAGCCGGTCGAGCAGATCGACGAGCAGGTCCGCACGTTGCTGGACGACATGCTGGAGACGATGTACGCGGCCCCCGGCATCGGCCTGGCCGCGCCGCAGATCGGCGTGTCGCAGCGCCTGCTGGTGCTCGACCTTGCCCGCGAGGGCGAGGCGAAGCGGCCGATGAAGGTCATCAACCCCGAGATCGTGTGGGCATCCGACGAGGATTCCGAGCACAACGAGGGCTGCCTGTCCCTGCCCGAGCATTATGCCGACGTGGTCCGCCCGGCCGAGGTGAAGGTGCGCTACCAGGACGAGACCGGCGAGACCCGCGAGGTCCATGCCAGCGGCCTGTTGTCGACCTGCCTGCAGCACGAGATGGACCATCTCGACGGCGTCCTCTTCGTCGACCGCATCTCGGCCCTGCGGCGGAACATGATCCTGCGCAAGCTGATCAAGGCGCGGCGCACCGACGACTGACGGAAGCATCCCCGCACATGCCGGGCCGGTCCCCGCTTCGCCTGATCTTCATGGGATCGCCCGGCTTCGCCGTGCCGGTCCTGGACGCCTTGCTGGCCGCCGGCCACCAGGTGGCGGCCTGCTACAGCCAGCCGCCCAAGCCGGCCAACCGCGGGCAGCGCCTCAGCCCCTGCCCCGTGCATGCCCATGCCGAGGCGCTCGGCATACCCGTGTTGACCCCGCGCAGCCTGCGCGGGGCGGATGCCCAGGCCGAGTTCGCGGCGATCCGTGCGGATGCCGCCGTGGTGGCAGCCTACGGGTTGATCCTGCCGGCGGCGGTCCTGGCCGCGCCACGCCTGGGCTGCATCAACGTCCATGCCTCGCTGCTGCCGCGCTGGCGCGGCGCGGCACCGATCCAGCGCGCGATCCTGGCCGGCGATGCAGAGAGCGGCGTCACCATCATGCAGATGGATGCCGGGCTGGACACGGGCGCGATGCTGCTTGCCGGACGGGTTCCGATCAGGGCCACGACCACGGCCAGCACCCTGCACGATGCCCTGGCCGCGCTCGGCAGCCGCCTGATCGTCGAGGCGCTGGACGGGCTGGCGGCGGGCGCCATCCAGGCGGTGCCGCAGCCCACCGACGGCATCACCTATGCAGCCAAGCTCGACCGGGCCGAGGCGCGGATCGACTGGCGCGCCGACGCCGAGGCGATCGACCGCCAAGTGCGCGCCTTCGACCCCTGGCCCGGCACCTGGTTCGAGCTGGGGCCCGACCGCATCCGCGTGCTGGCGGGCGAGGTCGTGCCCGACCGGCAAGAGGCGCCCGGCACCGTGCTCGATACTCACCTGACCGTCGCCTGCGGCAGCCATGCCTATCGCCCGACGCGGGTGCAGCGGCCGGGCCGGGCGGCGACCGATACGGACGCCATGCTGCGCGGCTTCCCGATCGCGCCCGGGACCGTCCTGGCCGCGGCCTGACATGCCGCGCTTCCGGCTCCTGATCGAATATGATGGCGGCGGATTCGTCGGCTGGCAGCACCAGCGCAACGGCATGTCGGTGCAGGAGGCGATCGAGACCGCGATCGAGCGCCTGAGCGGCCAGAAGGTGCGTCTGCACGCCGCCGGCCGCACCGATGCCGGCGTCCACGCGCTGGGCCAGGTCGCCCATGTCGACCTCGAGCGGGCCTGGCCCGGCGATACCGTGCGCGATGCCTTGAACCACTTCCTGCGCCCCCACCCGGCCGCGATCCTGGAAGCCGGTATGGTCGATGACGGCTTCCACGCTCGCATCAGCGCGCGCCGCCGGTCTTATCTGTTTCGCCTGCTGGAGCGCCGGGCGCCGCCGATGGTGGACCGCGGCCGGGTCTGGCATGTCGGCCGGCCGCTCGACCTGGCGGCGATGCAGGCGGGCGCGCGGCAACTGGTCGGACGCCATGATTTTACCACCTTCCGCGCGGCAGAATGCCAGGCTCTGTCACCGGTCAAGACGCTCGACCGGCTGGCGGTCGCACGGGTCGGCGCGGAGATTCGGATCGAAGCGGACGCCCGGTCGTTTCTGCACCATCAGGTGCGCAACATGGTGGGCACGTTGAAGCTGGTCGGCGACGGCAAATGGACACCCGACGACGTGGGCAAGGCGCTCGCCCGTCGGCACCGTGCCGCCGGCGGACCGACCGCCCCGCCGGAAGGGCTGTACCTGGTTAGCGTCGGCTATCTGGATGACGGGACCGAATTATCGGTGAACCAGGAATAGATCTCCGACGACGAACGTTCGATAGATGTGCAACGAGGAGACCCTCGATGAACCGCCTTCTGAAGATCGCTGCTCCTGCTCTTGCCGCCATCGGCGTCCTCGCCGTGACGGCCCCTGCCGAGGCCCGCTGCTGGTACGACAGCTACGGCAACCAGATCTGCCGCCGTGGCCCGCCCCCGCCGCCGGTCTATTACGCGCCGCCGCCGCCGGTGTACTACGCACCGCCGCCGCGCTACTACGCCCCGCCGCCGCGCGCCTACTACGCGCCGCCGCCCCCGCGCTATTACGGGCCTTCCCGCCCGGTGGTGAACTTCGGCGTGACCTTCTAGTCACCCGAACGCGACGGGTCTTCGAACGGACGGGCGCCCCCAGGGGCGCCCGTTTCGCGTTCACCCGTCCACTTCAGCTATAGATCGACTGCGCTAGGCCGTTGATGACGATGCCGAGCGCCAGGTCCAGGAAGACGACCCCCGATGCGATCCACCCGCCGACGCCCAGGCCGACGCGGACGATGAACCACTCGTAGGCCAGCACCAGCATGGTGACGCCGAAGGCGATGCCCTGGGTGATGCCGTCCGGCAGAAGGTCGAGCGCCGCCAGCCCGGTCGCAGCCAGGAACAGGGTGACCTGGATCATGGCCGACCAGTTGAAGGCGGCGATGAAGGCCAGGTAGCGGTCGCGCCGGCCGATCGCCGCCGACAGGTAGACCATGGCCAGCGGAAAGGCGGCCCAGCTCGCGACGTAGCTGATCGCCTCGGTCACGAGCACGACGCCCGTGCCGCCGCGCGGCTCCACCGGCAGGTCGCGCAGCATCACCAGCAGCGCGAAGAACGGCAGCGCCAGCACGGCCGCGAAGAACGACTTCCAGAACGTGTCCAGCGAGCCATCGAACCGCGCCATGCCGGCCGGGTCGCGGCAGGCGAGCCGCCAGGCGCCGTCCAGCCAGTGGGCGATCTCGGCCGTCGAGGGGGTATGCACCGGGCCGGCCTATGCCGGCCGCGGAAAGTAGTTGTCGAGCACCTGGCGATAGATACGGGCCAGGCCGCGGATGTCGTCGCTGCGCTGGCGCTCGTTGATCTGGTGCATGGTCTCGCCAACGCCGCCGAACTCCACGACCGGGCAATAGGCCTGGATGAAGCGGGCGTCCGAGGTGCCGCCCGTCGTGCTCAGCTCCGGCCGGCGGCCGACGACGGCCTCGCAGGCATCCTGCACGAGGCCGCTCAGCAGACCCGGCTCGAACACGAAGGATTCGCCGCTGACCTTGATGTCCAGCTCAAAGCGCCCGCCGACGGCGTCCAGCCGCTCGCGGATGCGGCGGATCAGGGTCTGGCTGGTATGGGCATCGTTGAAGCGGATGTTGAAGACCGCGCGCGCCTCGGCCGGGATGACGTTGGTGGCCGGGTTGCCGACATCCACGGTGGCGACCTGCAGCGTCGAGGGCTCGAAATGGGCGGTGCCGTCGTCCAGCGGCTCTGCCGTCAGCGACGCCAGCATGCGCACCAGCCGGTGGATCGGGTTGTCGGCCAGATGCGGGTAGGCGACGTGACCCTGGACGCCGTGCACGGTCAGGTAGGCGTTCAGGCTGCCGCGCCGGCCGATCTTGATCATGTCGCCCAACGCCTTGGGGTTGGTCGGCTCGCCGACGATGCAGGCGTCCGGCACCTCGCCCGCCTCGGCCAGCGCCGCCAGCATCTTCTTGGTGCCGTTGACGGACGGGCCTTCCTCGTCGCCCGTGATCAGCAGGCTGATCGAGCCGCCGAAATCCGTCCCGCGCTCGGCCAGGAAACCGGCGGCGGCGGCCGCGAAGGCGGCGATGCCGCACTTCATGTCGGACGCCCCCCGGCCCCAGACCCAGCCGTCGCGCTCCTCGCCCGCGAACGGGTCGAAGCGCCACGAGTCCCGCTTGCCGACCGGCACCACGTCGGTATGGCCGGCGAACGAGAAGTGCGGCCGACCCTCGCCGATGCGGGCGAACAGGTTGTCGACGTCGGGCGTGCCCGGCTCGGAGAAGGGCATCCGCCGGCAGCGGAAGCCCAGCCCCTCAAGCTGGCCTTGCAAGGTATCGAGCACCCCGGCCTCGACCGGAGTCACGCTGGGGCAGCGGATCAACGCCTGGGTCAGCGCGACCGGGTCGAGGGTGAGGTTCATCGTCCCTGCCCGCTCAATCGCGCAGCAGGTCGTTGATCGAGGTCTTGGAGCGCGTGCGCTCGTCGACCCGCTTCACGATGACGACGCAGTAGAGGCTGGGGCCGGGGCTGCCGTCCGGGAACGGCTTGCCCGGCATCGAGCCCGGGACCACGACCGAGTAGGAAGGCACGCGGCCAAAGAATATCTCGCCCGTCGCACGGTCGACGATGCGCGTCGTGGCGCTGATGAAGCAGCCCATGGACAGGACCGAGCCGCGCTCGACAATGACGCCCTCGACCACTTCGCTGCGGGCGCCGATGAAGCAGTCGTCCTCGATGATGACCGGGTCGGCCTGGAGCGGCTCCAGCACGCCGCCGATGCCGACACCGCCCGAAAGGTGGCAATTCTTGCCGATCTGGGCGCAGGAGCCGACCGTGGCCCAGGTATCGACCATGGTGTTCTGGCCGACATGGGCGCCGACATTGACGAAGCTCGGCATCAGCACGGCACCCGGCGCGATATAGGCCGAGCGGCGGACGACGCAGTTCGGCACGGCGCGGAACCCGGCGTCGCGGAAGCGGTTCTCCCCCCAGCCGGCGAACTTGGACGGCACCTTGTCGAACCAGGGCGACGGACCGCGCTCGGGGTCGGTCGGGCCGCCCGGGACCGGCACCATGTCGTTCAGACGGAAGGACAGCAGAACCGCCTTCTTCAGCCACTGGTGCACCCGCCACTTGCCGTCCTGCTGGTCGGCCACGCGGGCGGTGCCGTTGTCGAGTGCTTCCAATGCAGCTTCCACGGCGTCGCGGACGTCGCCCTGGGTGCTGGTCGAGAGCTCGGCACGACGCTCCCAGGCGTCGTCGATGACGGGTTGCAGGCGGTCGAGTTCCATCGCTTCAGGGCCTTCCGGCGGGCGGTTCGGGGGGAGGTCGGAGGCGCCGACATTGGCCGCGCCGCGACGGCCCTGTCAACACGGGCGCGCCATGGTCGGCCGGGTCTTGCCGGAATGCCATATAAAGCGAGCCCGTGGCGATGCTATACTACCGGTAGTCAATCAAACGGCGGCCGCAGCGCGGGCGGCCGCCCCGAACAAGGGGAAATGCGATGGCGGTGCTGGTATTGACCGAAGGCAACGACGTCCAGGTCGGGACCGACCTGGCCGACCTGATCCAGGGCCTGGGCGGCGACGACAACCTGAACGGCGCCGGCGGCAACGACACGCTGGACGGCGGCACCGGCAACGACGCGCTGATCGGGCTCGGCGGCGACGACCTCCTCTTCGGCAGCCAGGGGTTCGACCTGCTCTATGGGTCGGCCGGCAACGACACCGCCTATGCCGGGCAGGGCGACGACCAGGCCTATGGCGGCAACGGCAACGACCAGATCTATGGCAATGACGGCAACGATTCGCTGCGCGGGGATGCCGGCGGCGACCTGATGAACGGCAATCGCGGCGTCGACACGGTCGAGGGCGGCGAGGGCAACGACACCATCAATGGCGGCGGCGAGAACGACCTGCTGCTGGGCCAGGGCGGCAACGACACGCTGTTCGGCGATGTCGGCAACGACACCGCCGAGGGCGGCGACGGTAGCGACGTGATCTACGGCAATACCGGCAACGACCTGCTGGTCGGCGGCACCGGCAACGACACGCTGAGCGGCGGCAAGGACGACGACATCGTGCTGGGCAATGCCGGCGCCGACGTGCTGGCGGGCGAGATCGGCAACGACACGCTGACTGGCGGCGCCGGCGACGACATCTTCGTCTTCTCCCCCGGCGACGACCAGGACCGCGTCACCGACTTCTCGGCGGGCGAGGACCTGGTCGACCTGTCGGAGTTCGGCTTCGCCGGCTTCAACGCGCTGCTGTCGGCGGCCACGCTGACCAGCACGGCCGGGTCCATCACCGTCGACTTCGGCAGCGGCGACGTGCTGACCGTGTCGGGCATCAACCAGTTGTCCGAGGACTACTTCATCCTCTGAGCACGGTCAGGGCCGGGCCCGGCGGGCTCGGCCCCCCTCTCGGCTGCTACTGCGTGCGCGAGCAGGCCGTCGCCTGGTAGGGGTTGGCCTTGTTCTCGATGTAGTACTGGTAGCCCACGCGCAGTTGAACCTGGGCCAGATTGTTGATCGAAACGGGGTTGCCGCTGCACTCGACGATCGGGTCCCCGCCGATGCGCACCCGGATCAGTCCGAACGTGGTGAAGTCCGCGCAGCGTTCCTGCCCGATCGACACATAGTCGCCAGCGCCGACCTGGACACGGAACGGGCGGAACTCCAGGTTCATGACGTCTATGCAGAGCCGGTAGGCGGCGGATGCGGACGCCGAAAACGAGCCAAGGCCGCAGACGACCGCCACCGCCAAAATCCCATGACGCATTGCTGCCACTCCTGTCGATCCCATGGCCGATCGGCCCGAGCTACGCCGAGCCTAGGCACAATCCGCCGCTTCCGGAAGCCCGGTTCGCCGGGCGGGGTCCGCGAAGGCTAGAGCAGCGTGCCCTGGACCGGGGCCGGGGGCCGGGCCGGCCCTTCGCGCTCGGCCTGGACCGCCACGTCGCCGTCGGCAAAGCGCAGGTGCAGCCGCTGGCCGGCGCGGGTTTCGCCCTTGCGGGTGACCGGGTGGCCGGCCGCGTCCTGCACCAGCACGAAGCCGCGCTCCAGCACGCGCTCGTAGGACAGGCCGTCCAGCATGCGACCGCGCAGCGCTAGGTTGTCCGCCGCGCGCGCCAGGCGCGCCGCCGCGGCCGCCCGCAACCGCTCTCCCAGGGCCACCGCGTCGCGCTCGCCGCGGCCGATCGCCTGGCGCAGGCCGCGATCGTCGAGACGGATGGCCACGCGCTCCAGGGCCGTGCCGTGGCCGCGCACCGCGTGGGCGGCCGCCCGCGCCAGGCGGTCGCCCAGATGGGCCGTGCGCGTGGCGGCGTCGCGCACCACCTCGCGGGGGTGGCGCAGGCGGGCGGCCAGC encodes:
- the fmt gene encoding methionyl-tRNA formyltransferase: MPGRSPLRLIFMGSPGFAVPVLDALLAAGHQVAACYSQPPKPANRGQRLSPCPVHAHAEALGIPVLTPRSLRGADAQAEFAAIRADAAVVAAYGLILPAAVLAAPRLGCINVHASLLPRWRGAAPIQRAILAGDAESGVTIMQMDAGLDTGAMLLAGRVPIRATTTASTLHDALAALGSRLIVEALDGLAAGAIQAVPQPTDGITYAAKLDRAEARIDWRADAEAIDRQVRAFDPWPGTWFELGPDRIRVLAGEVVPDRQEAPGTVLDTHLTVACGSHAYRPTRVQRPGRAATDTDAMLRGFPIAPGTVLAAA
- the dapD gene encoding 2,3,4,5-tetrahydropyridine-2,6-dicarboxylate N-succinyltransferase; protein product: MELDRLQPVIDDAWERRAELSTSTQGDVRDAVEAALEALDNGTARVADQQDGKWRVHQWLKKAVLLSFRLNDMVPVPGGPTDPERGPSPWFDKVPSKFAGWGENRFRDAGFRAVPNCVVRRSAYIAPGAVLMPSFVNVGAHVGQNTMVDTWATVGSCAQIGKNCHLSGGVGIGGVLEPLQADPVIIEDDCFIGARSEVVEGVIVERGSVLSMGCFISATTRIVDRATGEIFFGRVPSYSVVVPGSMPGKPFPDGSPGPSLYCVVIVKRVDERTRSKTSINDLLRD
- the def gene encoding peptide deformylase, which translates into the protein MATLPILVAPDPRLKLKAKPVEQIDEQVRTLLDDMLETMYAAPGIGLAAPQIGVSQRLLVLDLAREGEAKRPMKVINPEIVWASDEDSEHNEGCLSLPEHYADVVRPAEVKVRYQDETGETREVHASGLLSTCLQHEMDHLDGVLFVDRISALRRNMILRKLIKARRTDD
- the truA gene encoding tRNA pseudouridine(38-40) synthase TruA, which codes for MPRFRLLIEYDGGGFVGWQHQRNGMSVQEAIETAIERLSGQKVRLHAAGRTDAGVHALGQVAHVDLERAWPGDTVRDALNHFLRPHPAAILEAGMVDDGFHARISARRRSYLFRLLERRAPPMVDRGRVWHVGRPLDLAAMQAGARQLVGRHDFTTFRAAECQALSPVKTLDRLAVARVGAEIRIEADARSFLHHQVRNMVGTLKLVGDGKWTPDDVGKALARRHRAAGGPTAPPEGLYLVSVGYLDDGTELSVNQE
- the dapE gene encoding succinyl-diaminopimelate desuccinylase, which translates into the protein MNLTLDPVALTQALIRCPSVTPVEAGVLDTLQGQLEGLGFRCRRMPFSEPGTPDVDNLFARIGEGRPHFSFAGHTDVVPVGKRDSWRFDPFAGEERDGWVWGRGASDMKCGIAAFAAAAAGFLAERGTDFGGSISLLITGDEEGPSVNGTKKMLAALAEAGEVPDACIVGEPTNPKALGDMIKIGRRGSLNAYLTVHGVQGHVAYPHLADNPIHRLVRMLASLTAEPLDDGTAHFEPSTLQVATVDVGNPATNVIPAEARAVFNIRFNDAHTSQTLIRRIRERLDAVGGRFELDIKVSGESFVFEPGLLSGLVQDACEAVVGRRPELSTTGGTSDARFIQAYCPVVEFGGVGETMHQINERQRSDDIRGLARIYRQVLDNYFPRPA
- a CDS encoding calcium-binding protein; the protein is MAVLVLTEGNDVQVGTDLADLIQGLGGDDNLNGAGGNDTLDGGTGNDALIGLGGDDLLFGSQGFDLLYGSAGNDTAYAGQGDDQAYGGNGNDQIYGNDGNDSLRGDAGGDLMNGNRGVDTVEGGEGNDTINGGGENDLLLGQGGNDTLFGDVGNDTAEGGDGSDVIYGNTGNDLLVGGTGNDTLSGGKDDDIVLGNAGADVLAGEIGNDTLTGGAGDDIFVFSPGDDQDRVTDFSAGEDLVDLSEFGFAGFNALLSAATLTSTAGSITVDFGSGDVLTVSGINQLSEDYFIL